A genomic segment from Corylus avellana chromosome ca5, CavTom2PMs-1.0 encodes:
- the LOC132183349 gene encoding protein FEZ-like encodes MDEKYDVDKVDDVMLPGFRFHPTDEELVGFYLKRKIQQRTLPIELIKQVDIYKFDPWDLPKLAASGEKEWYFYCPRDRKYRNSARPNRVTGAGFWKATGTDRPIYSSDGTKCIGLKKSLVFYRGRAAKGIKTDWMMHEFRLPSLPADSAPPKKFSDKNIPANDSWAICRIFKKTNSMAQRAFSHSWVSSLPETLASDMFTQGTHCPQFSAENISCTTEIGSAAIQFCSNNELQQASAACFSAFNIPSYKPINIPTLSKPSIFPLSNEDLPNGFTFSSLEASGPTKCTVDTSSMFLNPSLIGHMSNASESLGSQGPQQQQFSGFSISMPQEMQENTGTGEDEAAGLIRKNSNDEWGTIRSIGFPFSLPSNDANWKPNLPWDSPPCPSEMSTSYSTNTCYT; translated from the exons ATGGATGAGAAGTACGATGTTGACAAGGTTGATGATGTGATGTTGCCGGGCTTTCGGTTTCATCCCACTGACGAGGAGCTTGTTGGGTTTTATCTCAAGAGAAAGATTCAGCAGAGAACTCTTCCTATTGAGCTGATTAAGCAGGTGGATATTTATAAGTTCGATCCTTGGGATCTTCCAA agCTGGCGGCTTCCGGGGAGAAAGAGTGGTATTTCTACTGCCCAAGGGACAGGAAATACAGGAACAGTGCACGGCCAAACCGAGTGACCGGAGCTGGGTTTTGGAAGGCCACCGGAACTGACAGGCCTATTTACTCCTCCGATGGCACCAAATGCATCGGTTTGAAGAAGTCACTTGTCTTCTACAGGGGCAGAGCTGCCAAAGGCATCAAAACTGATTGGATGATGCATGAATTTCGCCTACCTTCTCTCCCAGCAGACTCAGCACCACCCAAGAAGTTCTCGGATAAAAACATTCCAGCAAAT GATTCATGGGCAATTTGCAGgatatttaagaaaacaaactcCATGGCACAAAGAGCTTTTTCTCACTCTTGGGTTTCTTCACTACCAGAAACCTTGGCATCTGATATGTTCACTCAAGGCACTCACTGCCCTCAGTTCAGTGCAGAGAACATCTCTTGCACAACTGAAATTGGGTCGGCGGCCATCCAGTTTTGCAGTAACAATGAGTTACAACAGGCCTCTGCTGCCTGTTTCTCTGCTTTCAACATTCCTTCTTATAAGCCCATTAATATTCCAACACTCTCTAAGCCTTCCATTTTCCCCCTTTCTAATGAAGACCTTCCCAATGGCTTCACCTTCTCCTCACTCGAAGCATCAGGACCCACCAAGTGTACGGTTGATACTTCTTCCATGTTTTTGAACCCTTCATTAATTGGTCACATGAGTAACGCCTCCGAGAGCTTAGGCTCTCAAGGGCCACAACAGCAGCAGTTTAGTGGCTTCTCAATCAGTATGCCACAGGAGATGCAAGAAAACACGGGCACAGGAGAAGATGAGGCTGCAGGCCTGATCAGGAAGAACTCAAATGACGAGTGGGGAACCATACGATCGATCGGATTTCCCTTCAGCTTGCCATCAAACGATGCTAATTGGAAGCCTAATCTGCCATGGGATTCACCCCCTTGTCCCAGTGAGATGTCCACCAGCTATTCCACAAATACATGCTATACTTGA
- the LOC132183301 gene encoding protease Do-like 8, chloroplastic isoform X3: MIPPTVTFLPNPFQFKGVLEATQRIWTVLCATVFQSQLGGFCLQVYSCTPVIILLQAQASGDPTVTVEEVTPPVFPTTSLFPVEERIVQLFEKNTYSVVNIFDVTLRPQLNVTGVVEIPEGNGSGVVWDRQGHVVTNYHVIGNALSKNPSPGQVVARVNILASEGVQKNFEGKLIGADRAKDLAVLKIEASEDLLRPINVGQSSSLRVGQQCLAIGNPFGFDHTLTVGVISGLNRDIFSQTGVTIGGGVQTDAAINPGNSGGPLLNSKGNLIGINTAIFTQTGTSAGVGFAIPSSTVLKIIPQLIQFGKAVRAGLNLEIAPDLVANQLNIRNGALILLVPGNSLAAKAGLLPTTRGFAGNIVLGDIIVAVDNKSVKSKADLYKVWDDYNVGDKVVLKILRGNENVELPIVLEERSS; this comes from the exons ATGATTCCTCCAACGGTGACGTTCCTTCCCAACCCATTTCAATTCAAAG GAGTGTTAGAGGCCACTCAAAGAATTTGGACAGTACTATGTGCAACAGTATTCCAGTCACAACTCGGCGGATTCTGTTTGCAAGTTTATTCATGTACTCCTGTTATCATCCTTCTTCAAG CACAGGCTTCAGGGGATCCAACTGTGACAGTTGAAGAAGTCACTCCACCAGTTTTTCCTACTACCTCACTCTTCCCTGTTGAG GAAAGAATTGTCCAACTCTTTGAGAAGAACACATACTCTGTTGTCAACATTTTTGATGTGACACTGCGTCCTCAACTTAATGTAACTGGTGTGGTTGAG ATTCCTGAAGGAAATGGTTCTGGTGTAGTTTGGGACAGACAAGGGCACGTTGTAACAAACTATCATG TAATTGGTAATGCCCTTTCTAAAAAtccaagtcccgggcaggttgTTGCACGAGTTAATATTCTAGCATCGGAAGG GGTCCAAAAGAATTTTGAGGGTAAATTAATTGGTGCTGATCGTGCGAAGGATCTTGCTGTCTTGAAG ATAGAAGCCTCTGAAGATCTGTTGAGGCCAATTAACGTGGGGCAGTCATCTTCTCTAAGAGTTGGGCAGCAGTGTTTAGCAATTGGGAATccatttggatttgatcataCACTTACTGTTGGAGTTATTAGTGGACTAAATCGAGACATTTTTAGTCAAACTGGAGTCACAATTGGTGGAGGAGTTCAAACAGATGCAGCCATTAATCCAGGGAACAG TGGAGGTCCTCTACTGAATTCTAAAGGAAATTTGATTGGGATTAATACTGCAATATTCACTCAGACAG GGACATCAGCAGGTGTAGGTTTTGCCATCCCTTCCTCCACTGTACTCAAGATTATACCTCAGTTGATCCAGTTTGGCAAA GCTGTCCGAGCTGGTTTGAATCTGGAGATTGCTCCAGACCTAGTTGCAAATCAACTTAACATTCGGAATGGAGCTCTCATTCTTCTG GTTCCTGGAAACAGTCTTGCAGCAAAGGCTGGGCTATTACCAACCACAAGAGGTTTTGCTGGTAATATAGTACTTGGGGATATCATTGTTGCAGTTGACAACAAATCT GTTAAAAGCAAAGCGGATCTGTACAAAGTGTGGGATGACTATAATGTGGGAGATAAAGTAGTCTTGAAGATTCTCAGAGGCAATGAAAATGTGGAGCTGCCTATAGTATTAGAGGAAAGGAGTTCGTGA
- the LOC132183301 gene encoding protease Do-like 8, chloroplastic isoform X4 gives MIPPTVTFLPNPFQFKAQASGDPTVTVEEVTPPVFPTTSLFPVEERIVQLFEKNTYSVVNIFDVTLRPQLNVTGVVEIPEGNGSGVVWDRQGHVVTNYHVIGNALSKNPSPGQVVARVNILASEGVQKNFEGKLIGADRAKDLAVLKIEASEDLLRPINVGQSSSLRVGQQCLAIGNPFGFDHTLTVGVISGLNRDIFSQTGVTIGGGVQTDAAINPGNSGGPLLNSKGNLIGINTAIFTQTGTSAGVGFAIPSSTVLKIIPQLIQFGKAVRAGLNLEIAPDLVANQLNIRNGALILLVPGNSLAAKAGLLPTTRGFAGNIVLGDIIVAVDNKSVKSKADLYKVWDDYNVGDKVVLKILRGNENVELPIVLEERSS, from the exons ATGATTCCTCCAACGGTGACGTTCCTTCCCAACCCATTTCAATTCAAAG CACAGGCTTCAGGGGATCCAACTGTGACAGTTGAAGAAGTCACTCCACCAGTTTTTCCTACTACCTCACTCTTCCCTGTTGAG GAAAGAATTGTCCAACTCTTTGAGAAGAACACATACTCTGTTGTCAACATTTTTGATGTGACACTGCGTCCTCAACTTAATGTAACTGGTGTGGTTGAG ATTCCTGAAGGAAATGGTTCTGGTGTAGTTTGGGACAGACAAGGGCACGTTGTAACAAACTATCATG TAATTGGTAATGCCCTTTCTAAAAAtccaagtcccgggcaggttgTTGCACGAGTTAATATTCTAGCATCGGAAGG GGTCCAAAAGAATTTTGAGGGTAAATTAATTGGTGCTGATCGTGCGAAGGATCTTGCTGTCTTGAAG ATAGAAGCCTCTGAAGATCTGTTGAGGCCAATTAACGTGGGGCAGTCATCTTCTCTAAGAGTTGGGCAGCAGTGTTTAGCAATTGGGAATccatttggatttgatcataCACTTACTGTTGGAGTTATTAGTGGACTAAATCGAGACATTTTTAGTCAAACTGGAGTCACAATTGGTGGAGGAGTTCAAACAGATGCAGCCATTAATCCAGGGAACAG TGGAGGTCCTCTACTGAATTCTAAAGGAAATTTGATTGGGATTAATACTGCAATATTCACTCAGACAG GGACATCAGCAGGTGTAGGTTTTGCCATCCCTTCCTCCACTGTACTCAAGATTATACCTCAGTTGATCCAGTTTGGCAAA GCTGTCCGAGCTGGTTTGAATCTGGAGATTGCTCCAGACCTAGTTGCAAATCAACTTAACATTCGGAATGGAGCTCTCATTCTTCTG GTTCCTGGAAACAGTCTTGCAGCAAAGGCTGGGCTATTACCAACCACAAGAGGTTTTGCTGGTAATATAGTACTTGGGGATATCATTGTTGCAGTTGACAACAAATCT GTTAAAAGCAAAGCGGATCTGTACAAAGTGTGGGATGACTATAATGTGGGAGATAAAGTAGTCTTGAAGATTCTCAGAGGCAATGAAAATGTGGAGCTGCCTATAGTATTAGAGGAAAGGAGTTCGTGA
- the LOC132183301 gene encoding protease Do-like 8, chloroplastic isoform X1, translated as MMQLLAFNSWPLQSHAICVLSRHLGRRQLCFDGISSSVCSHSQPHHNDSSNGDVPSQPISIQRSVRGHSKNLDSTMCNSIPVTTRRILFASLFMYSCYHPSSRYLSAQASGDPTVTVEEVTPPVFPTTSLFPVEERIVQLFEKNTYSVVNIFDVTLRPQLNVTGVVEIPEGNGSGVVWDRQGHVVTNYHVIGNALSKNPSPGQVVARVNILASEGVQKNFEGKLIGADRAKDLAVLKIEASEDLLRPINVGQSSSLRVGQQCLAIGNPFGFDHTLTVGVISGLNRDIFSQTGVTIGGGVQTDAAINPGNSGGPLLNSKGNLIGINTAIFTQTGTSAGVGFAIPSSTVLKIIPQLIQFGKAVRAGLNLEIAPDLVANQLNIRNGALILLVPGNSLAAKAGLLPTTRGFAGNIVLGDIIVAVDNKSVKSKADLYKVWDDYNVGDKVVLKILRGNENVELPIVLEERSS; from the exons atGATGCAATTGTTAGCATTCAATTCTTGGCCTCTCCAATCTCATGCAATCTGTGTTTTAAGCCGCCACTTGGGTCGGCGTCAGCTCTGCTTCGACGGCATATCCTCCTCCGTTTGCTCCCATTCTCAGCCTCACCACAATGATTCCTCCAACGGTGACGTTCCTTCCCAACCCATTTCAATTCAAAG GAGTGTTAGAGGCCACTCAAAGAATTTGGACAGTACTATGTGCAACAGTATTCCAGTCACAACTCGGCGGATTCTGTTTGCAAGTTTATTCATGTACTCCTGTTATCATCCTTCTTCAAGGTACTTATCAG CACAGGCTTCAGGGGATCCAACTGTGACAGTTGAAGAAGTCACTCCACCAGTTTTTCCTACTACCTCACTCTTCCCTGTTGAG GAAAGAATTGTCCAACTCTTTGAGAAGAACACATACTCTGTTGTCAACATTTTTGATGTGACACTGCGTCCTCAACTTAATGTAACTGGTGTGGTTGAG ATTCCTGAAGGAAATGGTTCTGGTGTAGTTTGGGACAGACAAGGGCACGTTGTAACAAACTATCATG TAATTGGTAATGCCCTTTCTAAAAAtccaagtcccgggcaggttgTTGCACGAGTTAATATTCTAGCATCGGAAGG GGTCCAAAAGAATTTTGAGGGTAAATTAATTGGTGCTGATCGTGCGAAGGATCTTGCTGTCTTGAAG ATAGAAGCCTCTGAAGATCTGTTGAGGCCAATTAACGTGGGGCAGTCATCTTCTCTAAGAGTTGGGCAGCAGTGTTTAGCAATTGGGAATccatttggatttgatcataCACTTACTGTTGGAGTTATTAGTGGACTAAATCGAGACATTTTTAGTCAAACTGGAGTCACAATTGGTGGAGGAGTTCAAACAGATGCAGCCATTAATCCAGGGAACAG TGGAGGTCCTCTACTGAATTCTAAAGGAAATTTGATTGGGATTAATACTGCAATATTCACTCAGACAG GGACATCAGCAGGTGTAGGTTTTGCCATCCCTTCCTCCACTGTACTCAAGATTATACCTCAGTTGATCCAGTTTGGCAAA GCTGTCCGAGCTGGTTTGAATCTGGAGATTGCTCCAGACCTAGTTGCAAATCAACTTAACATTCGGAATGGAGCTCTCATTCTTCTG GTTCCTGGAAACAGTCTTGCAGCAAAGGCTGGGCTATTACCAACCACAAGAGGTTTTGCTGGTAATATAGTACTTGGGGATATCATTGTTGCAGTTGACAACAAATCT GTTAAAAGCAAAGCGGATCTGTACAAAGTGTGGGATGACTATAATGTGGGAGATAAAGTAGTCTTGAAGATTCTCAGAGGCAATGAAAATGTGGAGCTGCCTATAGTATTAGAGGAAAGGAGTTCGTGA
- the LOC132183301 gene encoding protease Do-like 8, chloroplastic isoform X2 has protein sequence MIPPTVTFLPNPFQFKGVLEATQRIWTVLCATVFQSQLGGFCLQVYSCTPVIILLQGTYQASGDPTVTVEEVTPPVFPTTSLFPVEERIVQLFEKNTYSVVNIFDVTLRPQLNVTGVVEIPEGNGSGVVWDRQGHVVTNYHVIGNALSKNPSPGQVVARVNILASEGVQKNFEGKLIGADRAKDLAVLKIEASEDLLRPINVGQSSSLRVGQQCLAIGNPFGFDHTLTVGVISGLNRDIFSQTGVTIGGGVQTDAAINPGNSGGPLLNSKGNLIGINTAIFTQTGTSAGVGFAIPSSTVLKIIPQLIQFGKAVRAGLNLEIAPDLVANQLNIRNGALILLVPGNSLAAKAGLLPTTRGFAGNIVLGDIIVAVDNKSVKSKADLYKVWDDYNVGDKVVLKILRGNENVELPIVLEERSS, from the exons ATGATTCCTCCAACGGTGACGTTCCTTCCCAACCCATTTCAATTCAAAG GAGTGTTAGAGGCCACTCAAAGAATTTGGACAGTACTATGTGCAACAGTATTCCAGTCACAACTCGGCGGATTCTGTTTGCAAGTTTATTCATGTACTCCTGTTATCATCCTTCTTCAAGGTACTTATCAG GCTTCAGGGGATCCAACTGTGACAGTTGAAGAAGTCACTCCACCAGTTTTTCCTACTACCTCACTCTTCCCTGTTGAG GAAAGAATTGTCCAACTCTTTGAGAAGAACACATACTCTGTTGTCAACATTTTTGATGTGACACTGCGTCCTCAACTTAATGTAACTGGTGTGGTTGAG ATTCCTGAAGGAAATGGTTCTGGTGTAGTTTGGGACAGACAAGGGCACGTTGTAACAAACTATCATG TAATTGGTAATGCCCTTTCTAAAAAtccaagtcccgggcaggttgTTGCACGAGTTAATATTCTAGCATCGGAAGG GGTCCAAAAGAATTTTGAGGGTAAATTAATTGGTGCTGATCGTGCGAAGGATCTTGCTGTCTTGAAG ATAGAAGCCTCTGAAGATCTGTTGAGGCCAATTAACGTGGGGCAGTCATCTTCTCTAAGAGTTGGGCAGCAGTGTTTAGCAATTGGGAATccatttggatttgatcataCACTTACTGTTGGAGTTATTAGTGGACTAAATCGAGACATTTTTAGTCAAACTGGAGTCACAATTGGTGGAGGAGTTCAAACAGATGCAGCCATTAATCCAGGGAACAG TGGAGGTCCTCTACTGAATTCTAAAGGAAATTTGATTGGGATTAATACTGCAATATTCACTCAGACAG GGACATCAGCAGGTGTAGGTTTTGCCATCCCTTCCTCCACTGTACTCAAGATTATACCTCAGTTGATCCAGTTTGGCAAA GCTGTCCGAGCTGGTTTGAATCTGGAGATTGCTCCAGACCTAGTTGCAAATCAACTTAACATTCGGAATGGAGCTCTCATTCTTCTG GTTCCTGGAAACAGTCTTGCAGCAAAGGCTGGGCTATTACCAACCACAAGAGGTTTTGCTGGTAATATAGTACTTGGGGATATCATTGTTGCAGTTGACAACAAATCT GTTAAAAGCAAAGCGGATCTGTACAAAGTGTGGGATGACTATAATGTGGGAGATAAAGTAGTCTTGAAGATTCTCAGAGGCAATGAAAATGTGGAGCTGCCTATAGTATTAGAGGAAAGGAGTTCGTGA